Proteins encoded together in one Schistocerca americana isolate TAMUIC-IGC-003095 chromosome 8, iqSchAmer2.1, whole genome shotgun sequence window:
- the LOC124545693 gene encoding kallikrein-9-like: MGAQVSGSLLGTYARPVGLPLEGFDPEEGLNVTVTGRGDRSTSGLEAGNLRKAGRGVCRGDYGGPLVSGATQLGIASWSASPCEATPAVFTSVGHLRSWIRATACV; this comes from the exons ATGGGGGCTCAG GTGTCTGGTTCGTTGCTTGGGACGTATGCACGGCCCGTCGGTCTGCCCCTTGAGGGGTTCGACCCCGAAGAGGGCCTCAATGTGACGGTGACCGGCAGGGGCGACAGGTCCACAAGTGGTCTGGAAGCCGGGAACCTGCGCAAG GCCGGCAGGGGCGTCTGCAGGGGCGACTACGGCGGCCCGCTGGTCAGCGGCGCCACGCAGCTGGGCATCGCCTCGTGGTCAGCCTCGCCCTGCGAGGCCACGCCCGCCGTCTTCACCAGCGTGGGCCACCTGCGCTCCTGGATCCGCGCCACTGCATGTGTCTAG